In the Podarcis muralis chromosome 15, rPodMur119.hap1.1, whole genome shotgun sequence genome, AGATGTATAAATCATGAGCAGCAcagagaaagaaattgatgtaGCCCAACAAAAGGAAGTATTTCAGACACTCAGTAATATATGGATTTCACTCTTTTCACCAAATAACTTGATAGTAGTTGTCTCTCATTCTAAATTAAACTAAAAAGCCTTAGATGCGTTAATTCTTCCTTATGGAAAGCGTGGTCCAATTTGACAgttacattttccttttttgtatcTCTCTTTCCACCCATCAACTCTCCACACTTTGCTTTTTAAAGACTGTGAACTAGGTTTTAAATGTAGTCGGGCCAGGGGTTCATGTAGCAGAATTGTGATCTTTGCCatcttatttttcaataaaatagAAGCCTAGCTTGATTCTCACATACCTGTAgtagccacacacacaaataatccaCCACCTCACTGCCAGGGCATCTCAGAATGGTCTTTCGTTGCCACAGGTGATGCTTTCTGTTGCTGTATTAAAGTGAAAGTGTTCTGGGCTCTTTCTTGTTTCTATTCTAAGGTTCTAATTCCTCTCTTTTCTTCCACAGCGTTTGCACAAGCCCCATCACCTGTGGAAGATCCCAACTCCATTTGCAAGCCATGCTTTTCACCCCATGGATGGCTTCCTTCAAAGCGTCCCTTATCACATCTACCCATTCCTTTTTCCCCTGCACAAGGTGACCTATTTGGGCCTCTATGTCTTCGTCAATATCTGGACAATCTCCATCCATGACGGGGACTATCATGTTCCTGGCATACTGAAGGAAATTATCAATGGTGCCGCCCATCACACTGATCACCATTTGTACTTTGATTACAACTATGGCCAGTATTTTACACTCTGGGATAGAATTGGGGGCTCATACAAAAACCCTTCTTCTTTTGAAGGGAAAGGGCCCCATGATTATTTGAAAAAGCTAAAAGAAAGCAAATTGAGCAGTTTTAAAAATGGCTGTGGGGATGAAGGAGTGCTAGAGGaaggcagttttaaaaataaataagctcCTCCCTCTCCAAGGATCGGAAAGCCCTATatgcattatttttaaataactgTATATAAACTTCCCTCTCCTGTAACACTACTGGGAGACAGGCACTGTAGACATCACTCAGATATCTTGGTGATGGAATTATATaattgagaactaagctgttctgtAATGAAGACTACGCTTGATAAGGCAGAAATACATAAGTTGCGAGTTGCAGAGCAACAGCTTTGTTGTATGCAGTAATGGAGAAAATGCCTGTAGCTGATGATGCTAATGGTAAGTTAATTTGGGAACACTCCTTTTTCTTGCACAATACATAGGAGCCGAAACCTGACATGAACTCAGTTGCCATTGGAATGAGTTTAGAAGCCATTTGTTTCTTTGTGCGACCCTTAACACTCTTGAATCCATAGTTTGCAGTTCAATTGTAATTCCAGCAAGATGCTATAAGTCAGTGTGTGGAGTTGACAAACTAGATAGCTGCCTTTGTGACTGCATTTACTAGCTTGAAAATGGGCTTGCAGGATGAATATCAAACATGCAATATTCATGTCACTTTCCAAGTGCCCCAGTTTATCAGATAAGATAAAACGGGTGGTTTTTCATGAAGCATCACATGTCCAGATTGCTTTATAGGTTGTTTTCAAAAGATGCCCCCTAGCTTTTTAGAAAATATGTGTTTAAATGCCCTTTTTTCTTAATTGAACAGCAAGGTTGATGCCTGACTTCTGTTGTGGAGTAGATACTTGTTTGGTATTTCAATGTCCCTCTGTTGAAAGCATCATAATGCAAATGCAGAAAATAAGGCAAAGGAACTATTGCTATGTTTTCAGAATGCCTTTGTTATACTTTCAGGAATCCTTTGGATGATTATCTTATAGGGAATCTCAGTGAAGCATACGGTAACGTTGCCTTTCCATGGAGTGCATTGTATATTAGAAGCAGAGCAATGTGATCCAGCTAAAGACAAAAATGATCAGATTCTCAAGGCTGTAGAGCGCTCTTTGCAATTCTCGAGGGGCCCTATGAGAGTGAAGGGGACAGAGGTTTGGTCAAGTGAAAAAAAGCCGTCTTGGGAAGTTTTTTTAAGAGCTGAATCCTGTTGTGGAGTTGGCTTAGGTTTTGAGCCTTGTCAGTGGGTCCAGTCCACCAGTAAGTTTATTTTAGTGGTGCTTGCATTAGTCAACTTATTAGTAGATTAAACCCAGCACATTTTCTAAGGTGTCTCATTGGCTCTTCTTTTTTGCAATTTGCTGTTACTTTCTTTCCTCTCAGCATGTGTCACTTTGAAGTCTAAATGCCAAAAACATTCAGCAGTGCTATGCTTTACTGCTTTGATATAGACAAATGCATAGAATTTCAGAGACATTGCAAAAAGGAGTTCTCTGTCTGATAATTATATCATATGAAGGATTGTGTTTTCTGGTTAAACCAGGCAGCAGCCTGTGGaaactgtctttttcttttttaaaaaaaaaaggttttcaaGAGATAAAAGCATGACTGCTATTAAAGTTATGAAGCTTTACAAATTACCTACAAATTAATGGAAGTTGTGAGCTTTCTAGAACTACATAAGGCATATGTCACAAGTAAGTTTGCTTGTGTGTGCCGTTTTGCTTGTATCCTGAACTGGGTAAAGAAGCAAAAAATCTGAAGATTTGAGACCAAAAAATTCAGGCCTTCAGAATAAAGGAAGGCAGGaagtgccccccgccccccccccacaccaagtGAGACCATACCATATTATAGAGGTGAGTCATTGATGACTGTAGTAAACGACTTGGGGTCCTTTTTTGGGCAGCTCTTCCAATAATTAGGTTAATTGCATCCATTCTTGCTCCTTTTACCTTTGTGTGACACGCATCGCCTCATGCTGGGGAGCAACTTAGTGCTACTTAGTAATATGGTGCATATGTGGTGATAATTGCATTTTGCAAGGATAcagcttgcattttattttaaagcccCCATGCTTGTGCATGACATTATGTGGGCAGAAATCATCAGGGTCCTGTTGGAGAGGAACTTCCACTGATTAGGCAACAAAGCATATTCATAGTGAATGCCTCACTGTCCTTTCACATAACCCCCAGCACTCATGAAACAAATCCCTTAGTaattcctttgttctctttcatCCACGTCCTTGCTTGGGTAGGAACAGGGAGAAGCTGAAGAAAGCTGagttcaggttgttgttgttttttaatgtggaaAGCTACCTCTACTGTTGAGAGAATCATGAATAATTCCATCCTACTGAAGGATCTGAACACCTTGTGTTTTTCCTTCTCTTAAAATACATATATGCATCTGTTCAGCTGAAGATGCAAATTAACATAGGCTGTGTGAGATTCAATCTAGGGGTTCTTGAAAGCTGTCGCTGAAGAAGGAGCTGCTGAAGCCATCTGACATTATTTGAAGATCCATCGTTAACTGTTGCAGTAGAGAGAAGTCAGCTGGTTCTGACTGGCGTGTTCGGGACAATGATCAAGAGGAAGGCAGTGAGAAAATCTTGTTTATATTTTATGTGGCTGTAGGGAACTCTGATTCGTGTGCACAGCTACCTTACctgttggtgtgtgttttaatggccATGCAAGCTCTTGTCTTGGCTATACCCATCACTGGAATGCAGCTGCTGGAGGGTTAGGCAGGCCAAAAATTGGTTCCTCACCTTTGGTTTGAAGTGCCATGTTTGCAGAAAGGGTTCTGCCCCCTCTCCCAGCCTTGGCATGACCATTAGTTAAGTCAGACATTCTGTCTGTCTAAAGAGGTACAAAACAAATAGGGATAATAGGGCTTTGTATTTTGTTgtctgtaaataataattaaaaagtgacTGTGGATTCCAAATGGCTGTCAAATGGAGTTGTTGATCTGCTTGTTGATCACTCATACTAATGTTTCCTGGTGACAAATAATAAAGAATTTTAAAAGGAATTGGGTATAAATGAGTGTGTTTccatatacac is a window encoding:
- the SC5D gene encoding lathosterol oxidase; protein product: MDLVLAYADDSVLTPYVYPAAWPEDNPFRQFISLIVITNVGALVLYLLIGSFSYYFIFDHSLKKHPQYLENQVQREIKYTLKSMPWISIPTVAIFFAEVRGYSKLYDNIEDSPYGWFGVILSMLSFLFFTDMCIYWIHRFLHHKLLYKRLHKPHHLWKIPTPFASHAFHPMDGFLQSVPYHIYPFLFPLHKVTYLGLYVFVNIWTISIHDGDYHVPGILKEIINGAAHHTDHHLYFDYNYGQYFTLWDRIGGSYKNPSSFEGKGPHDYLKKLKESKLSSFKNGCGDEGVLEEGSFKNK